One window of Dehalobacterium formicoaceticum genomic DNA carries:
- the istA gene encoding IS21 family transposase, whose product MITMNIKQQILMMHIHEGKSRREIAKITGINRDTVGKYIGQYEEGRQQLLSSGSADIQALVDTLTSAPKYTVGIRPKRKMTDEVVNRIQFYLDENETKRNQGRHKQQKKAIDIFEALEAEGTQLSYSTVLRTIRSLERKPKEAFIKALYELGDICEFDWGEVKLKINGKFQVFQMAVFTTAYGNYRFAYLFTKQTTECFQEAHALFFQHIGQVYRTMVYDNMKVAVKRFIGTEKEPTQGLLQLSLYYGFQYRFCNIRKGNEKGHVERSVEVVRRKAFAFRDEFESLEEANQYLQDVCTKRNRKSHDEYNGQTAEERLEEERPALLPTLPPFDAARVIYGRVNKYSTIIVDQNRYSVPDHLVGESIMIKAYATRVRCFHQESLVAEHVRLTGNHEWRLDLNHYLDTLRKKPGAFAGSAAWQQAPKRIKEIYETYYTKQDKEFIQLLQYIRDDVPFAEVEQAIRELEKIHPAQVTTDKIKVLCARNRDAMPVVQPNLSKTGKEIVERSAQQLRMYDDMFDTHTPKAKEDVA is encoded by the coding sequence ATGATCACAATGAACATCAAGCAACAAATTTTAATGATGCATATTCATGAAGGGAAATCGCGCCGGGAAATTGCGAAAATAACAGGGATCAATCGGGACACCGTAGGAAAGTACATTGGACAATATGAGGAAGGGAGACAGCAATTATTGTCGAGCGGGTCGGCAGATATCCAGGCACTAGTCGACACCCTCACTTCTGCCCCCAAGTATACTGTGGGCATTCGACCCAAAAGAAAAATGACTGACGAGGTTGTGAACAGGATCCAGTTCTATCTTGACGAGAATGAAACTAAGCGAAATCAGGGGCGGCACAAGCAGCAAAAAAAAGCCATTGATATCTTTGAAGCACTGGAAGCCGAGGGTACTCAACTAAGTTACAGTACCGTTCTTCGAACCATTAGAAGCTTGGAACGGAAACCAAAGGAAGCGTTTATTAAGGCTCTGTATGAACTTGGAGACATTTGCGAATTTGATTGGGGTGAGGTTAAACTAAAAATTAATGGAAAATTTCAAGTTTTTCAGATGGCCGTATTCACAACGGCTTACGGGAACTATCGCTTTGCTTATCTGTTCACCAAACAAACAACAGAGTGTTTTCAGGAAGCACACGCCCTGTTTTTCCAGCATATCGGCCAAGTGTATCGTACCATGGTGTACGATAACATGAAAGTCGCGGTGAAAAGGTTTATTGGAACGGAGAAGGAGCCGACGCAAGGATTGCTTCAATTGTCGCTCTACTATGGTTTTCAGTATCGGTTTTGCAATATTCGCAAGGGCAACGAAAAAGGTCATGTGGAGCGAAGCGTCGAGGTCGTTCGCCGAAAAGCCTTCGCTTTTCGGGACGAATTTGAATCCCTGGAGGAGGCAAATCAATATTTGCAGGATGTGTGCACTAAGCGTAATCGTAAGTCCCATGATGAGTACAACGGCCAGACGGCGGAGGAACGATTGGAAGAAGAGCGCCCCGCATTGCTGCCCACCCTTCCACCATTTGATGCAGCTCGCGTGATTTATGGACGGGTGAACAAATATTCCACCATCATCGTTGATCAGAATCGTTACTCAGTACCGGATCATTTGGTAGGTGAATCGATCATGATTAAAGCATATGCGACCCGGGTGCGATGCTTCCATCAGGAATCCTTGGTAGCGGAGCATGTGCGATTAACCGGCAACCACGAGTGGCGGCTTGATCTGAATCATTATTTGGATACGCTAAGGAAAAAACCTGGTGCATTTGCCGGTAGTGCGGCATGGCAGCAGGCTCCTAAAAGGATAAAAGAAATATACGAAACATATTATACCAAACAAGACAAGGAATTTATACAGCTATTGCAATATATTCGAGACGATGTCCCATTTGCGGAAGTCGAGCAAGCTATTCGGGAGCTGGAGAAAATTCATCCGGCTCAAGTGACTACGGATAAAATTAAAGTGCTTTGTGCTAGGAATCGTGACGCGATGCCTGTTGTTCAACCAAATCTCTCGAAAACGGGAAAAGAGATTGTAGAGCGGTCAGCACAGCAGCTTCGCATGTACGATGACATGTTTGATACCCATACACCAAAAGCAAAGGAGGACGTTGCATGA
- a CDS encoding collagen-like triple helix repeat-containing protein, whose translation MADILLTINASAMPMNIGDIRIGLPGLPGPKGDPGEPGPPGDPGDKGDKGDPGDTGAVGKSIEFLWNGTQLGIRVVGTAEYTFVDLKGAPGELGAKGDKGDPGAQGVPGIDGVNGTNGYTPVRGTDYWTSADVAGMESYINNYIDVVILGGTS comes from the coding sequence ATGGCTGATATACTGCTTACGATAAATGCATCTGCAATGCCCATGAACATAGGTGATATACGCATAGGTTTGCCCGGTCTGCCTGGTCCAAAAGGGGATCCAGGGGAGCCGGGCCCACCAGGAGATCCCGGAGATAAAGGGGACAAAGGTGATCCTGGTGATACAGGGGCTGTCGGGAAGTCTATTGAGTTTTTATGGAATGGCACCCAGCTGGGCATAAGAGTTGTGGGAACTGCCGAATATACCTTTGTTGATTTAAAGGGGGCTCCGGGGGAGCTTGGCGCAAAAGGTGATAAAGGAGATCCCGGAGCGCAGGGTGTTCCTGGTATCGACGGCGTTAATGGTACTAACGGCTATACTCCTGTACGCGGGACTGATTACTGGACTTCTGCAGATGTAGCTGGTATGGAATCTTATATCAATAACTATATCGATGTAGTTATTTTAGGAGGTACTTCTTAA
- a CDS encoding fibronectin type III domain-containing protein — MAYETVADLFKGIGDAIRQKDGTSALINHQDMPGRIAAISGGGTNQSEILTMPVLNLSTTYHGINGILLRWTPPENAGQRIAFKKNGLPSLPITEDFIDVSSTTKEYILTDLEVDTPYGLWVLTKNENGIFQTTQPRNNYKMFKTNGFLDTSVLEIPPPSGLNAATTLYAFRARNGDTYISGNNSSALGIYKLNIATNIWDMVHSSSNSWQYWFESSSGEIFVSSVSGTGILKWNGAAFVNVYNTSYSWQYWFESSSGEIFVSSSVSGTGILKWNGAAFVNVYNTSYSWQYWFESSSGEIFVSSFYGTGILKWNGAAFVNVYNTSYSWRYWFESSSGEIFVSSVSGTGILKWNGAAFVNVYNTSYSWQYWFESSSGEIFVSSVSGTGILKWNGAAFVSIYSSSNSWRYWFESSSGEIFVSSSVSGTGILKWNGAAFVNVYNTSYSWQYWFESSSGEIFVSSVSGTGILKWNGAAFVSIYSSSNSWRYWFESSSGEIFVSSSVSGTGILKWNGAAFVNVLATGNTYSYRYEKSTEIIFVSTSATTYPQVVYNKAAGTAIASSSLHGGLFFGVLPRFLNAAHKKLYTLTDSFDLLGAYSAVANNDVNYAYAISAENDYVLLNF, encoded by the coding sequence ATGGCATATGAAACTGTAGCGGATTTATTTAAAGGCATTGGTGATGCAATTCGCCAAAAAGATGGTACATCTGCCTTAATTAATCATCAGGATATGCCTGGCAGGATTGCGGCGATTTCTGGGGGAGGCACTAACCAAAGCGAAATCCTTACTATGCCTGTGCTTAATCTCAGCACTACCTACCATGGGATTAACGGTATCCTCCTACGGTGGACACCACCTGAAAATGCGGGGCAACGAATCGCTTTTAAGAAAAATGGCTTACCGTCTCTTCCTATTACTGAAGATTTTATTGATGTTTCGTCAACAACAAAAGAGTATATTCTTACTGACCTTGAGGTCGATACGCCATATGGGTTGTGGGTACTTACAAAAAACGAAAACGGCATTTTCCAAACAACTCAACCCCGAAATAATTACAAAATGTTTAAAACTAACGGCTTTTTAGATACGTCTGTCTTAGAAATCCCTCCCCCTTCCGGTTTGAATGCAGCTACAACGCTATATGCTTTTCGTGCCAGGAATGGAGATACATATATCAGCGGTAATAATAGTTCTGCGCTGGGAATTTACAAACTCAACATTGCTACTAATATCTGGGACATGGTTCATAGCTCAAGCAATAGTTGGCAATATTGGTTTGAGAGCTCATCAGGAGAAATATTTGTTTCATCTGTTTCTGGTACAGGGATTTTAAAATGGAATGGTGCAGCTTTTGTTAATGTTTATAACACAAGCTATAGTTGGCAATATTGGTTTGAGAGCTCATCAGGAGAAATATTTGTTAGTTCATCTGTTTCTGGTACAGGGATTTTAAAATGGAATGGTGCAGCTTTTGTTAATGTTTATAACACAAGCTATAGTTGGCAATATTGGTTTGAGAGCTCATCAGGAGAAATATTTGTTTCATCTTTTTATGGTACAGGGATTTTAAAATGGAATGGTGCAGCTTTTGTTAATGTTTATAACACAAGCTATAGTTGGCGATATTGGTTTGAGAGCTCATCAGGAGAAATATTTGTTTCATCTGTTTCTGGTACAGGGATTTTAAAATGGAATGGTGCAGCTTTTGTTAATGTTTATAACACAAGCTATAGTTGGCAATATTGGTTTGAGAGCTCATCAGGAGAAATATTTGTTTCATCTGTTTCTGGTACAGGGATTTTAAAATGGAATGGTGCAGCTTTTGTTAGCATTTATAGCTCAAGCAATAGTTGGCGATATTGGTTTGAGAGCTCATCAGGAGAAATATTTGTTAGTTCATCTGTTTCTGGTACAGGGATTTTAAAATGGAATGGTGCAGCTTTTGTTAATGTTTATAACACAAGCTATAGTTGGCAATATTGGTTTGAGAGCTCATCAGGAGAAATATTTGTTTCATCTGTTTCTGGTACAGGGATTTTAAAATGGAATGGTGCAGCTTTTGTTAGCATTTATAGCTCAAGCAATAGTTGGCGATATTGGTTTGAGAGCTCATCAGGAGAAATATTTGTTAGTTCATCTGTTTCTGGTACAGGGATTTTAAAATGGAATGGTGCAGCTTTTGTTAATGTACTTGCAACCGGTAATACCTACTCATATAGGTACGAAAAATCCACGGAGATCATTTTTGTCAGCACATCAGCAACAACATACCCGCAGGTAGTCTACAATAAGGCAGCCGGAACAGCTATTGCCAGTAGCAGCCTACATGGTGGTTTGTTTTTTGGTGTCTTACCTCGATTTTTAAACGCTGCACATAAGAAACTGTATACCCTAACAGACAGTTTTGACTTATTGGGTGCGTATTCAGCGGTTGCAAACAACGATGTGAATTATGCGTATGCGATAAGCGCGGAAAATGATTATGTTTTACTTAATTTTTAG
- a CDS encoding phage holin family protein produces MDLKLDTVASGFAIFATFIFGGWDKLLSALVVLVVLDYLTGIFAAGIEGKLNSTTGLKGIAKKVFILMVVALAVQIDCVNAGDGTIRALVIYFFLANEGLSIMENAGRAGLPMPNGLIKALEVLKDRKG; encoded by the coding sequence ATGGATTTAAAGCTGGATACAGTGGCATCAGGTTTTGCGATATTCGCTACATTTATTTTTGGGGGGTGGGACAAATTGCTCTCTGCTTTAGTCGTACTAGTTGTACTGGATTACTTGACCGGAATATTCGCGGCTGGAATCGAGGGCAAATTAAACTCTACAACCGGTTTAAAGGGTATCGCCAAAAAAGTATTTATATTGATGGTGGTTGCTCTGGCGGTGCAGATCGATTGTGTTAACGCCGGAGATGGTACTATTAGGGCTTTGGTGATTTACTTTTTCTTGGCAAATGAGGGGCTGAGTATTATGGAAAATGCAGGCCGGGCAGGATTGCCGATGCCGAATGGACTGATAAAGGCATTAGAGGTACTAAAAGATAGGAAGGGGTAA
- a CDS encoding N-acetylmuramoyl-L-alanine amidase, with product MDKVDKVLDQLNIPPQWSNTTGKGVRYAVLDYAPGNVIVTPVNSFSAIHYHSYSCQYIIQKIAPNAKGFGINVLSKASEGSWQMQDALRWCLENDIAVINMSLSGIRTHERIALIKKLINKGTVICAAAGNDGKEKLNFPADQPGVISVGAYVASTGEWWGVSNSGPEIEIIAPTYVDIPHWNKEKPAINFNGTSCATPAISGVACLWKEIFQTGNAYDFKDFLKTWAEDYGDPGFDNKTGYGKFRFPGPDQWITEEERMKDMAKRIFIDPGHGGSDPGAVGRIREADYALQYALALGEELTKQGFVVDYSRTTDLSVPLSIRGPAANRARADYFISTHFNAGGGIGIETFALAPGGQAEKLANAVQDSLVIHTEMKNRGVKFANFQVLRETSMPAILIEGGFVDSTDADQIKTETNKQNFVRGVSKGLFAFLGVQRKEEVNHMGKFKDVDDKKWYAASVDKAAELGLMNGTSADKFEPEKSLTRAELAAVAVRIYDKLNK from the coding sequence GTGGATAAGGTGGATAAGGTATTAGATCAGCTAAACATACCGCCACAGTGGAGCAATACTACAGGTAAGGGGGTTAGATACGCTGTACTGGATTACGCCCCAGGTAATGTAATAGTCACCCCGGTCAACTCTTTTAGTGCTATTCACTATCATTCCTATTCTTGTCAGTATATCATTCAAAAAATTGCACCTAATGCCAAAGGCTTTGGGATTAATGTATTGAGTAAAGCGTCAGAAGGCAGCTGGCAGATGCAAGACGCGCTTAGATGGTGCTTGGAGAACGACATAGCTGTAATTAATATGTCATTAAGTGGTATTAGAACGCATGAGAGAATAGCATTAATCAAGAAACTGATTAATAAAGGTACAGTCATTTGCGCCGCTGCCGGCAATGATGGCAAAGAGAAACTTAATTTTCCTGCCGACCAGCCCGGGGTAATATCCGTTGGGGCATATGTAGCAAGCACTGGGGAATGGTGGGGAGTGTCGAATTCGGGACCTGAGATTGAAATTATTGCTCCTACATATGTAGATATACCCCACTGGAATAAAGAAAAGCCAGCTATAAATTTTAACGGAACAAGCTGCGCCACTCCTGCCATATCGGGGGTGGCTTGTTTATGGAAAGAAATATTCCAGACAGGCAACGCTTATGACTTCAAAGACTTTCTAAAAACATGGGCAGAGGATTATGGAGATCCGGGATTTGATAATAAAACTGGTTATGGCAAATTTAGATTCCCGGGACCAGATCAATGGATTACAGAGGAGGAGAGGATGAAGGATATGGCTAAAAGAATATTTATTGACCCAGGCCATGGCGGAAGTGATCCCGGGGCGGTCGGCAGAATCAGAGAAGCTGATTACGCCCTGCAATATGCACTGGCATTGGGCGAGGAACTGACCAAACAAGGGTTCGTGGTGGACTATTCCCGGACTACGGATCTATCCGTGCCCCTGAGTATTCGCGGTCCAGCGGCAAATCGCGCAAGGGCGGATTATTTTATTTCTACCCATTTTAATGCCGGAGGAGGTATTGGTATCGAGACTTTTGCCCTTGCGCCGGGGGGACAAGCAGAGAAACTGGCCAACGCGGTGCAGGATTCCCTTGTGATCCACACCGAGATGAAAAATCGCGGAGTCAAGTTTGCTAATTTCCAGGTGCTCAGGGAAACGAGTATGCCAGCTATATTGATCGAGGGCGGATTTGTAGATAGCACAGATGCCGATCAGATCAAGACGGAAACTAATAAACAAAACTTTGTTCGGGGTGTATCTAAAGGCCTGTTTGCCTTTTTGGGAGTGCAGAGGAAAGAGGAGGTAAATCACATGGGTAAATTTAAAGATGTTGATGATAAGAAGTGGTATGCTGCCAGCGTAGATAAGGCTGCAGAGCTAGGGCTCATGAACGGAACTTCGGCCGACAAATTTGAGCCTGAAAAATCACTTACAAGAGCAGAACTCGCCGCTGTTGCTGTTAGAATATACGATAAGCTCAATAAATAA
- a CDS encoding sigma-54-dependent Fis family transcriptional regulator translates to MLTGDEEILRINRKINLMEGAIWTEQEAGTNAVGTAIIEQRPMQIVGGEHFCTIHHGITCSGSPIFGVDGELEGVINMSANSENVHPHTLGMVVASAKAIENQLKIEKAMEEISNANIILNSTLESVPQGILNVSVRGEINQLNNRARKLLLIKEENVIGMLLKDTIPCMVNVAKSVQKGLADTMEVTCEDGDAMENLNITIHPYYNNRKEYEGSILIVQKRERVFDLVNKITGAQAEFSFKSIIGKNENFMKAKEIAATAATSNSTVLLLGESGTGKELFAQAIHNASKKKGPFIAVNCSAIPRSLIESELFGYEAGSFTGANRNGRPGKFERAQHGTIFLDEIGDMPLDLQAILLRVLQEKEIVRVGGYRPIPIDARVIAATNQDLVNRVKEGAFREDLFFRLNVITVNIPPLRERKDDIPLLVGALLPQVTKNSQKNITSISTGAMRALKAYDWPGNVRELENVLERSVLLAEGNQLSVNDLPKNVLDLTHQIEERTTKVITLQEAEKMAISHALEQKKSIVDASTALGISRSTLYRKMKEYGLDQMEM, encoded by the coding sequence TTGTTAACAGGTGATGAAGAAATACTGCGCATCAATCGTAAAATTAATCTGATGGAAGGCGCTATTTGGACAGAGCAGGAAGCGGGAACAAACGCGGTGGGCACAGCAATTATTGAACAAAGACCTATGCAAATCGTGGGTGGAGAGCATTTTTGCACCATTCATCACGGGATCACTTGTTCGGGAAGTCCGATTTTTGGTGTGGATGGTGAGTTGGAAGGCGTGATCAATATGTCTGCCAATTCGGAAAATGTTCATCCCCATACCCTGGGTATGGTTGTGGCTTCAGCAAAGGCGATCGAAAACCAGTTAAAAATTGAAAAGGCCATGGAAGAAATCAGCAATGCCAATATCATTTTGAACAGTACCTTGGAAAGCGTGCCCCAAGGGATCTTGAATGTGAGCGTCAGAGGTGAGATTAATCAATTAAATAACAGGGCCAGAAAATTATTATTAATCAAAGAAGAGAACGTGATCGGTATGCTTTTAAAAGACACCATTCCCTGTATGGTGAACGTTGCCAAATCAGTACAAAAAGGATTGGCAGATACTATGGAGGTTACCTGTGAAGATGGCGACGCAATGGAAAACCTGAATATCACAATCCATCCTTATTATAACAATCGCAAGGAATACGAAGGTTCCATCTTGATCGTTCAAAAAAGGGAACGGGTTTTTGATCTGGTTAATAAAATCACCGGGGCGCAAGCGGAGTTTAGTTTTAAATCGATTATCGGGAAAAATGAAAATTTCATGAAAGCCAAGGAAATTGCCGCTACAGCAGCAACATCAAATTCCACGGTGCTGCTTTTAGGAGAAAGCGGAACCGGCAAGGAGTTATTTGCCCAGGCAATCCATAATGCCAGCAAGAAAAAAGGTCCTTTTATTGCGGTGAATTGCTCGGCAATTCCCAGAAGCTTGATTGAAAGTGAACTTTTCGGTTATGAAGCAGGAAGCTTTACCGGTGCTAATCGAAACGGCAGACCGGGGAAATTTGAACGGGCCCAGCATGGGACAATCTTTTTGGATGAAATCGGAGATATGCCCCTGGATTTACAGGCCATTCTCCTGAGGGTTCTGCAAGAGAAAGAAATTGTACGGGTCGGCGGCTACCGTCCCATCCCCATCGATGCCCGGGTTATTGCCGCCACAAATCAGGATTTAGTCAATCGCGTCAAAGAAGGCGCCTTTCGTGAAGATCTGTTTTTCAGATTAAATGTCATCACCGTGAATATTCCTCCTTTAAGAGAAAGGAAAGATGATATTCCCTTGTTGGTGGGAGCCTTGCTGCCCCAGGTGACCAAAAATTCCCAGAAAAACATTACCAGTATTTCAACGGGGGCCATGCGTGCCTTAAAAGCATATGATTGGCCGGGTAATGTTAGAGAGTTGGAAAATGTCTTAGAGCGAAGCGTCCTGTTAGCGGAAGGAAACCAATTATCAGTGAATGATTTACCCAAAAATGTTTTGGATCTGACCCATCAAATCGAGGAACGCACCACAAAGGTTATTACCTTACAAGAGGCAGAAAAAATGGCCATCAGTCATGCCCTGGAACAGAAAAAGAGTATTGTGGATGCATCAACTGCTTTGGGTATCAGCAGAAGTACTCTTTACCGCAAAATGAAAGAATATGGCTTAGATCAAATGGAGATGTAG
- a CDS encoding uroporphyrinogen decarboxylase family protein, with amino-acid sequence MTLTGKEMIYKVLQHEEVPRPGWIPFAGVHAGFLKGYDATEVYTDANKLFDSLMEVNKVYSPDGQVLLFDLQLEAEILGCTVRFEKNGPPCVMDSPLADTDEIPTKMISKEDGRLPLVIDVTRRIKKEIGDTTALYGLFCGPFTLASHLRGTKLFRDLKKNPDYVEKIMAYCTEISLQMAQLYLDEGVDVIVPVDPVVSQISPPVFSKFLSGPYKRIFDYIREKGAFSSFFVCGNATHIIELMCQTGPDSLSIDENVNLPEAKKITDKYNIVMGGNIPLTTIMLFGNQQDNIKATIDLIDSIDVNNKNLIIAPGCDMPYATPIENTIAVSHAVLHTDKARELVANYELSDIDVEVELPDYENLKKPMIEAFLLDPTACAACTYMWAVAEDAQKHFGDKIDVVEYRYNNLEDIARTKKMAVAQLPSLYLNGKLLYSSIIPNLDELIVQIEEAM; translated from the coding sequence ATGACTTTGACAGGAAAAGAAATGATATACAAGGTTTTGCAGCATGAAGAAGTACCTCGTCCCGGTTGGATTCCTTTTGCCGGTGTGCATGCCGGATTTTTAAAGGGTTATGATGCCACGGAGGTTTATACCGATGCGAATAAGCTCTTTGATTCTTTGATGGAAGTTAATAAAGTATACAGTCCGGACGGTCAAGTCTTGCTTTTTGATCTGCAGTTGGAAGCGGAAATTTTAGGTTGTACTGTCAGATTTGAAAAAAACGGTCCTCCTTGCGTTATGGACAGCCCTTTGGCAGATACCGATGAAATTCCTACTAAAATGATTTCCAAGGAAGATGGCCGTTTACCCCTGGTCATTGACGTAACCCGGCGCATTAAAAAAGAAATCGGAGATACAACGGCACTCTATGGCCTGTTCTGCGGACCTTTTACCCTTGCTTCTCATTTGCGGGGTACCAAGTTATTCCGGGATTTGAAAAAGAATCCGGACTATGTAGAAAAAATCATGGCTTATTGTACCGAAATCTCCCTTCAGATGGCCCAGCTGTACTTAGATGAGGGTGTTGATGTCATCGTTCCCGTTGATCCTGTCGTATCACAAATATCGCCCCCCGTTTTCAGCAAATTTTTATCCGGACCTTACAAAAGAATCTTTGACTATATTCGGGAAAAAGGTGCTTTTTCATCCTTCTTTGTCTGCGGTAATGCCACCCATATTATTGAGCTGATGTGCCAAACCGGCCCGGATTCTCTTTCCATTGACGAGAATGTTAATCTTCCGGAGGCAAAGAAAATTACCGATAAATATAATATCGTCATGGGCGGGAACATCCCCTTAACGACTATTATGCTTTTTGGTAATCAACAGGATAATATTAAGGCCACGATTGACCTGATCGACTCCATTGACGTCAATAACAAGAATTTGATCATTGCTCCCGGCTGCGACATGCCTTACGCCACACCTATCGAGAATACCATTGCCGTATCCCATGCCGTGCTCCATACGGATAAAGCCCGTGAATTGGTGGCCAATTATGAATTAAGCGATATCGATGTGGAAGTGGAGCTGCCTGATTATGAAAACCTGAAAAAACCCATGATCGAAGCTTTCTTGCTTGACCCCACGGCCTGTGCTGCCTGTACCTATATGTGGGCTGTTGCCGAGGATGCCCAGAAGCATTTCGGCGATAAAATTGATGTGGTGGAATATCGTTATAACAACCTGGAAGATATTGCCCGCACCAAGAAGATGGCTGTTGCCCAGCTGCCCAGCCTTTATCTGAACGGAAAATTATTATACTCATCCATTATTCCCAATCTGGATGAATTGATTGTACAAATTGAGGAAGCAATGTAA
- a CDS encoding CobW family GTP-binding protein, producing MTEQKPIQLFLVTGFLGSGKTTLMNNILDDLAARNIKAGVIVNEWGQVGIDGSLFHDHGFEIQELNNGQIFCSCLAGNFVDALVRFADYPLDYLLVETSGMANPQPIRQMLKEIRSQTGERYDYRGTLNPNAPIVETSFTKVEGLLDLDLMNQERSLAVRRSVKTPYKRPVHYVVSTKENVDPAQAAEFAKRLLNHAFRIKGFIHNGGEGWFYLDAVNDQVEIKPVQAKGNETKIVVISKVWEEILPQIESAWQETCGVPFEIK from the coding sequence ATGACCGAGCAAAAACCCATTCAACTGTTTTTGGTGACAGGTTTTTTAGGGTCGGGCAAAACTACATTAATGAATAATATTTTAGATGACCTGGCGGCAAGGAATATCAAAGCCGGTGTGATCGTGAATGAATGGGGACAAGTAGGTATTGACGGCAGTTTGTTTCATGACCATGGCTTCGAAATTCAGGAATTGAATAACGGGCAGATCTTTTGCAGTTGTTTGGCCGGTAATTTTGTGGATGCCCTGGTCCGGTTTGCCGATTATCCTTTGGACTACCTTTTGGTGGAAACCTCCGGGATGGCCAATCCCCAGCCGATCCGTCAGATGCTGAAGGAAATCAGGAGCCAGACGGGAGAGCGCTATGATTATCGGGGTACCTTGAACCCCAATGCACCTATCGTTGAAACCAGTTTTACTAAAGTGGAAGGACTTTTGGATCTTGATCTTATGAATCAGGAAAGGAGCCTGGCGGTGCGGCGCAGCGTGAAGACTCCTTATAAAAGACCGGTTCATTATGTGGTATCTACGAAAGAGAATGTTGACCCGGCACAAGCAGCAGAATTTGCCAAAAGGCTTTTAAATCATGCCTTTCGCATCAAAGGTTTTATTCATAACGGGGGGGAAGGCTGGTTCTATTTGGATGCAGTGAATGACCAGGTGGAAATCAAGCCGGTTCAGGCCAAAGGCAATGAAACAAAAATAGTCGTTATTTCCAAGGTATGGGAAGAAATTTTGCCCCAAATTGAGTCGGCGTGGCAGGAAACATGCGGGGTGCCTTTTGAAATTAAATAA
- a CDS encoding uroporphyrinogen decarboxylase family protein yields the protein MKEMTPTERMIATLEHKPVDRVPVMILLGTTWTINRAGISYDDYYGMEDLGVEMTVKAFDDIKSETVSVGNWTGWLKAFGCPTITSQPCKDVTVEEAFTDVKTEIPKLDKSKIRQQLEECELIQKILQQAAGVKKAVGDRKFLSAAITGPFTAAGLLVGIKDLMKLVGKKNPLADELLDYMSTACAEYANMLIENGVDIIFICDPSSSGDMIGPKQFDAYSVPAMKQFNDQLRNCKYFFLHMCGKTDMRIPEVKKLGFVDAYSIDSPVDLKYALEVAGDELTIMGNMNTVDDMLFGTPERCYDEAYKRIELAGLNGGYILMPGCDIPAKTTIENLLAMTRASEDYAAKHK from the coding sequence ATGAAAGAAATGACACCAACGGAGAGAATGATTGCAACCTTAGAACACAAACCGGTGGACCGTGTCCCGGTAATGATTCTTCTGGGAACTACCTGGACGATTAACAGAGCAGGAATTTCTTATGATGATTATTACGGGATGGAAGATTTAGGCGTAGAAATGACGGTTAAGGCTTTTGATGATATAAAAAGCGAAACAGTTTCCGTGGGTAATTGGACGGGATGGCTGAAAGCATTCGGCTGCCCCACGATCACGTCACAACCGTGTAAAGACGTGACTGTTGAAGAGGCCTTTACCGATGTTAAAACTGAAATACCAAAGTTAGACAAATCTAAAATCAGACAACAATTAGAAGAATGCGAACTGATTCAAAAAATATTACAGCAAGCAGCGGGTGTTAAAAAAGCCGTAGGCGACAGGAAATTTTTGTCTGCTGCCATTACAGGTCCTTTTACAGCCGCCGGTTTATTGGTGGGCATCAAGGATTTAATGAAATTAGTTGGCAAAAAAAATCCCTTGGCTGATGAGCTCTTAGATTATATGTCAACTGCTTGTGCGGAATATGCCAATATGCTGATTGAAAACGGTGTTGATATCATTTTTATCTGTGATCCGTCGTCCAGTGGTGATATGATTGGTCCCAAGCAATTTGATGCTTATTCTGTACCGGCGATGAAACAGTTTAATGACCAATTACGTAACTGTAAATATTTCTTCCTGCATATGTGCGGCAAAACAGATATGAGAATTCCCGAAGTAAAGAAATTGGGCTTTGTCGATGCTTACTCCATTGATTCTCCGGTAGATTTGAAATATGCTCTGGAGGTGGCAGGGGATGAGTTGACAATCATGGGGAATATGAATACGGTAGACGATATGTTATTTGGCACCCCGGAACGTTGCTATGATGAAGCTTATAAAAGAATTGAACTGGCTGGATTAAATGGGGGCTATATCTTAATGCCCGGATGCGATATTCCGGCCAAAACTACCATCGAGAATCTTCTTGCCATGACCAGGGCATCTGAAGATTACGCAGCCAAGCACAAGTAA